One window from the genome of Pelecanus crispus isolate bPelCri1 chromosome 13, bPelCri1.pri, whole genome shotgun sequence encodes:
- the ASB12 gene encoding LOW QUALITY PROTEIN: ankyrin repeat and SOCS box protein 12 (The sequence of the model RefSeq protein was modified relative to this genomic sequence to represent the inferred CDS: deleted 1 base in 1 codon): MRAVHRRQTKKMSLMDITKMFSMLQPREDEDDNGESEELNRAVSEDNYQTLDNLLSQDRYKRFINRRSGWGVPSTPLRLAATWGRVRSMKVLLAHGAEVDSLDVKAQTPLFMAVSNGHRECVKVLLDAGASPLGSIYNNCSPLLIAARDGDVDILRQLLDHGAETNVQARLPEWAANSVACSGPLYLAAVYGHLECFKTLLLYGADPNYNCAEERVIAQIKEPKTLLETCLRHGCRSEFIELLIDFGANVYLPNVTVDETAPRSKGLELLLQARAHPKSLMSQARLAMRRLLKQAGRPHALGELDIPTVLVNYLRHQP; encoded by the exons ATGAGAGCGGTGCACAGGagacagacc aaaaaaatgaGCCTAATGGATATCACTAAAATGTTCTCCATGCTCCAGCCCAGAGAAGATGAAGACGACAACGGAGAAAGCGAGGAGCTGAACCGAGCGGTATCGGAGGACAATTACCAAACCCTAGATAACCTCTTGTCCCAAGACAGGTACAAGAGGTTCATCAACCGCAGGAGCGGCTGGggggtgcccagcacccccctgcgCCTGGCTGCCACGTGGGGCCGAGTCAGGAGCATGAAGGTCCTCTTGGCCCATGGGGCAGAGGTGGACAGCCTGGACGTGAAGGCTCAAACCCCGCTCTTCATGGCGGTCAGCAACGGCCACCGGGAATGCGTGAAGGTCCTCCTGGACGCGGGGGCCAGCCCTCTCGGCAGCATCTACAACAACTGCTCGCCGCTGCTCATCGCCGCGAGGGACGGGGACGTGGACATCCTGCGGCAGCTCCTGGACCACGGCGCGGAAACCAACGTTCAAGCGAGGCTGCCCGAGTGGGCTGCCAACTCGGTGGCTTGTTCCGGTCCCCTCTACCTCGCCGCCGTGTACGGGCATCTGGAGTGCTTTAAGACGCTGTTGCTTTACGGCGCCGATCCCAACTACAACTGCGCCGAGGAGAGGGTGATTGCCCAGATCAAGGAGCCCAAGACTCTGCTGGAAACCTGCCTGAGGCACGGCTGCAGGAGCGAGTTCATCGAGCTGCTCATTGACTTTGGAGCCAACGTGTATTTGCCCAACGTCACGGTAGATGAGACGGCACCCCGCAGCAAGggcctggagctgctgctgcaggcgaGAG CTCATCCCAAGTCCTTGATGTCTCAGGCCAGGCTGGCGATGAGACGGCTCCTGAAGCAGGCTGGCCGCCCGCACGCCCTCGGCGAGCTGGACATCCCGACGGTCCTGGTGAACTACCTCCGACACCAGCCGTGA
- the AMER1 gene encoding APC membrane recruitment protein 1 codes for METGCTEEPARTRSQSVVCGQREGSDQRREENGDRLPEWGNASVAAAEPQQPQPPAGKLKKTAFKLFGGKRSICTLPSFFGGRSKGQGKAASKKGLSKCKTHDGLSGAAYDKGGGAQLESPSEGSRDSHPCPLPSSQSAHLAVDASANFDFGQRDSSPPGSIEGCDKKPNGDKSSFPRPKKGLKGFFNSIRRHRKSKVAECEKAELPEWTGDSEEAGKAPGVGVESRGAAEGRGLGSVPLAAACPGGSEDDRSAGAAANCGEAAEPGCLVADEGGSEGDTVAMPGKRDVPDTKSEADTADCAEFDYGNLLLAFHPDFADNDPPCLHSGDLLSLILGDVTSLKSFDSLTGCGDDIAEPDIAESTISVERSRDAAKRSSCLVTYQGGGEEMAIPEEAEEYLHQIWNSNTAGDRSYGAQVSSSSLETHASHEAEAHPYMGDAMDGVDLLTPQSDQQESAPNSDEGYYDSTTPGPEDEGGDGLGEIKKDRLPRDSYSGDALYEFYEPDDALMSPSHGEESLFESKVSRPGIFSYFLDICPPAEKSLNQMMDQKRGVMETEEERLAAIQKELLYWELQRDPVLKRLDVPSKEKCPREKQCIECKTRAAGSMGKNQGGLGSEQVASHAPNRAVNSGVSVARAENPEWRDFPGTLCPENCYNSQKAQGNCLIQLTKNNPGFDSDPDCGLFGGSIHSGVAAAKAGMFPGYRLPEHERGGGAETTTGKPQVGGEREPEHAVSFSQALVEFASSGTLFSSLSESLGSSNSGSSFTQNLPALPTMVTFDVVDVEQEGEGECEQHPEMNAGEDIAEAFDDGYGRKESLAECDERMSPGYPPGPFQSCDWGVASLPRHLRLHGLSPSMPAPLSVNRRSRSLDTESLEFELADSQVAKSGPQLCWLWAKREGGKKDSGGARRSRSKEEGELAAPDGGLSWPGLQHLQHDSDMAAGAMKRWGFSPAAAMESAWEPSEQPGTVSPLLALSRSVAGETPDRRPQEPELSRHPLRPSNLPLQTDARRSREAAGSYRYHGEVAAKKLARLLPLGETEPELPPSFSFACSPEKRAKCKPIGIAQGVPQHPTGSTDTVKSPERCGEPLKSRAAPGHALPAGCRSAAVNAAEAE; via the coding sequence atggaaacgggCTGCACGGAGGAGCCTGCCCGCACCCGGTCGCAGTCGGTGGTctgcgggcagcgggagggaAGCGACCAGCGGCGGGAGGAGAACGGGGACCGGCTCCCCGAGTGGGGCAATGCCTCCGTGGCGGCTGCGGAGCCGCAGCAGCCTCAGCCGCCCGCCGGCAAGCTGAAGAAAACGGCTTTCAAACTGTTCGGAGGGAAGAGGAGCATCTGTACGCTGCCCAGTTTCTTTGGAGGCAGAAGCAAAGGCCAGGGGAAAGCAGCCTCTAAAAAGGGCCTCAGTAAATGCAAGACCCACGATGGGCTCAGCGGCGCCGCGTACGACAAGGGCGGCGGGGCGCAGCTGGAAAGCCCTTCGGAGGGGAGCAGGGACTCGCATCCTTGCCCTTTGCCAAGCTCCCAAAGTGCTCACTTGGCCGTAGACGCCAGCGCCAACTTTGATTTTGGCCAGCGGGACAGCTCCCCGCCCGGGAGTATCGAGGGCTGTGACAAAAAGCCCAATGGAGATAAGTCCTCCTTTCCCAGACCCAAAAAAGGCCTGAAAGGGTTTTTTAACAGCATCCGGCGTCACCGGAAGAGCAAGGTTGCTGAATgtgagaaagcagagctcccCGAGTGGACCGGGGATTCGGAGGAGGCCGGCAAAGCTCCTGGTGTGGGAGTGGAGAGCCGAGGGGCCGCGGAGGGAAGGGGGCTGGGGTCTGTCCCTCTTGCCGCGGCCTGCCCGGGGGGCTCGGAGGACGACCGCTCGGCGGGCGCGGCCGCCAACTGCGGCGAGGCCGCCGAGCCCGGCTGTCTTGTGGCCGATGAAGGCGGCTCCGAGGGCGACACGGTGGCGATGCCGGGGAAGAGGGACGTTCCGGATACGAAATCGGAGGCTGACACCGCTGACTGCGCAGAGTTCGACTACGGCAACCTCCTGCTGGCCTTTCATCCGGACTTCGCGGACAATgaccctccctgcctgcactctgGGGACCTGCTAAGCCTCATCTTGGGAGACGTCACATCCCTGAAGAGCTTCGATTCCCTGACGGGGTGCGGAGATGACATTGCCGAGCCCGACATCGCTGAGAGCACCATCTCTGTGGAGCGCAGCAGGGATGCTGCTAAACGGAGCTCCTGCCTGGTCACCTAccagggcggcggggaggagaTGGCCATACCCGAGGAGGCGGAGGAGTACCTCCACCAGATATGGAACAGCAACACGGCAGGGGACAGGAGCTACGGAGCCCAGGTGTCGAGCAGCAGTTTGGAGACCCATGCCTCACATGAGGCGGAAGCCCACCCCTACATGGGGGACGCGATGGATGGCGTTGACCTCCTGACGCCGCAGAGTGACCAGCAAGAGTCCGCCCCTAATAGCGACGAGGGTTATTACGATTCCACCACGCCGGGGCCAGAGGATGAAGGCGGAGACGGGCTCGGTGAGATCAAGAAGGACCGTCTCCCCAGAGACAGTTACAGCGGTGATGCACTTTATGAGTTTTACGAGCCTGACGACGCGCTGATGAGTCCCTCCCACGGGGAGGAATCCCTGTTTGAGAGCAAAGTCTCACGCCCGGGGATCTTCAGCTACTTCTTGGACATCTGCCCCCCTGCTGAGAAGAGCCTGAACCAAATGATGGATCAGAAAAGAGGGGTGATGGAAACGGAAGAAGAGCGGCTAGCGGCCATTCAGAAGGAGCTGCTGTACTGGGAGCTGCAGAGGGATCCGGTCTTGAAACGACTTGATGTTCCCAGCAAGGAGAAGTGTCCCCGGGAAAAGCAGTGCATTGAATGTAAAACTAGAGCAGCCGGCTCGATGGGCAAGAATCAGGGTGGCCTTGGTAGTGAGCAGGTGGCCTCGCACGCCCCAAACAGGGCTGTGAATAGCGGGGTTTCGGTGGCTAGAGCTGAAAATCCAGAGTGGAGGGATTTTCCAGGGACTCTGTGTCCTGAAAACTGTTACAACAGCCAAAAAGCCCAAGGAAATTGCCTTATTCAGCTCACGAAGAACAACCCGGGGTTCGATTCAGACCCGGATTGTGGGTTGTTTGGGGGCTCCATCCACAGTGGCGTAGCCGCAGCCAAAGCGGGGATGTTCCCCGGCTACAGACTCCCGGAGCACGAGCGTGGCGGCGGAGCGGAGACCACCACCGGCAAGCCCCAGGTGGGCGGCGAACGCGAGCCCGAGCACGCTGTCAGCTTCTCACAAGCGCTAGTGGAGTTCGCCAGCAGCGGgaccctcttctccagcctctccGAAAGTCTGGGAAGCTCCAACTCCGGCTCTTCCTTCACCCAGaacctccctgccctccctacCATGGTCACCTTCGACGTCGTCGACGtggagcaggaaggagaaggggagtgcGAGCAGCATCCCGAGATGAACGCCGGCGAGGACATCGCCGAGGCCTTTGACGACGGCTACGGACGGAAGGAGTCGTTGGCCGAATGTGACGAGAGAATGTCCCCGGGGTACCCCCCGGGCCCCTTCCAGAGCTGCGACTGGGGCGTTGCCAGCCTGCCCCGCCACCTGCGCCTCCACGGGCTGAGCCCTTCCATGCCGGCACCGCTCTCCGTCAACCGGAGGAGCCGGTCCCTTGACACGGAGAGCCTGGAGTTTGAGCTTGCCGACTCGCAGGTCGCCAAGAGCGGccctcagctctgctggctctggGCGAAGCGGGAGGGTGGCAAAAAGGACTCGGGCGGAgcgaggaggagcaggagcaaggaggagggCGAGCTGGCGGCTCCCGACGGTGGCTTGAGCTGGCCGGGCTTGCAGCACCTCCAGCATGACAGCGACATGGCTGCCGGGGCGATGAAGCGCTGGGGTTTCTCTCCGGCTGCCGCGATGGAGAGCGCCTGGGAGCCATCGGAGCAGCCGGGCACTGTGTCCCCTCTCCTGGCTCTTTCCCGGAGCGTTGCCGGAGAGACTCCGGACAGGCGGCCCCAAGAGCCGGAGCTGAGCAGGCACCCGCTCAGGCCCTCCAATTTACCTCTGCAGACCGACGCGAGGCGGTCCCGGGAGGCGGCCGGTTCCTACAGGTACCACGGAGAAGTCGCCGCCAAAAAGCTGGCCCGCTTGTTACCCTTGGGAGAGACGGAGCCCGAGCTGCCCCCGAGCTTTAGTTTCGCTTGCTCCCCGGAGAAACGCGCCAAGTGCAAACCCATCGGCATCGCCCAGGGTGTGCCTCAGCATCCCACTGGCAGCACCGACACCGTAAAAAGCCCGGAGCGCTGCGGAGAGCCCCTGAAAAGCAGAGCCGCCCCCGGGCACGCGCTGCCTGCCGGCTGCCGGAGCGCTGCAGTGAATGCCGCCGAAGCCGAATAG